One segment of Prionailurus bengalensis isolate Pbe53 chromosome D4, Fcat_Pben_1.1_paternal_pri, whole genome shotgun sequence DNA contains the following:
- the SLC27A4 gene encoding long-chain fatty acid transport protein 4, with protein sequence MLLGASLVGVLLFSKLVLKLPWTQVGFSLLFLYLGSGGWRFVRIFIKTIRRDVFGGIVLLKVKAKVRRYLRERRTVPILFASTVRRHPDKTALIFEGTDTHWTFRQLDDYSSSVANFLQAQGLASGDVAALFMENRNEFVGLWLGMAKLGVEAALINTNLRRDALRHCLTTSQAKVLIFGSEMAPAIFEIHASLDPSLSLFCSGPWEPGTVPVGTEHLDPLLEDAPKHLPSSPDKGFTDKLFYIYTSGTTGMPKAAIVVHSRYYRMAALVYYGFRMRPDDVVYDCLPLYHSAGNIVGIGQCLLHGMTVVIRKKFSASRFWDDCIKYNCTIVQYIGELCRYLLNQPPREAEHQHQVRMALGNGLRQSIWTDFSSRFHIPQVAEFYGATECNCSVGNFDSQVGACGFNSRILSFVYPIRLVRVNEDTMELIRGPNGLCLPCQPGEPGQLVGRIIQQDPLRRFDGYLNQGANNKKIAKDVFQKGDQAYLTGDVLVMDELGYLYFRDRTGDTFRWKGENVSTTEVEGTLSRLLDMADVAVYGVGVPGTEGRAGMAAVANPAGSCDLEHFAQLLEKELPLYARPIFLRFLPELHKTGTFKLQKTELRKEGFDPSVVRDPLFYLDTRKGRYIPLDQEAYARIQAGEEKL encoded by the exons ATGCTGCTCGGGGCGTCTCTGGTGGGGGTGTTGCTGTTCTCCAAGCTGGTGCTGAAATTGCCTTGGACTCAAGTGGGGTTCTCCCTGCTGTTCCTCTACCTGGGATCTGGAGGCTGGCGCTTTGTCCGAATCTTCATCAAGACCATAAGGCGTGATGTCTT CGGCGGCATAGTGCTCCTGAAGGTGAAGGCAAAGGTCCGGCGGTACCTGCGGGAGCGGCGGACAGTGCCCATTTTGTTTGCCTCCACGGTCCGGCGCCACCCTGACAAAACAGCCTTGATCTTTGAGGGCACAGACACACATTGGACCTTCCGCCAGCTGGATGACTACTCAAGCAGCGTGGCCAACTTCCTACAGGCTCAGGGCCTGGCCTCGGGCGACGTGGCTGCCCTCTTCATGGAGAACCGCAATGAGTTCGTGGGCCTATGGCTGGGCATGGCCAAGCTGGGTGTGGAGGCAGCACTCATCAACACCAACCTGCGGCGGGACGCCCTGCGCCACTGCCTGACCACTTCCCAGGCCAAGGTCCTCATCTTTGGCAGTGAGATGGCTCCAG CCATCTTTGAAATCCATGCCAGCCTGGACCCTTCGCTCAGCCTCTTCTGCTCCGGCCCCTGGGAGCCCGGCACGGTGCCCGTCGGCACAGAGCACCTGGACCCTCTGCTGGAAGATGCCCCCAAGCACCTGCCCAGTAGCCCTGACAAGGGCTTCACAG ATAAGCTCTTCTACATCTACACATCAGGCACCACAGGGATGCCCAAAGCCGCCATTGTGGTGCACAGCAG GTATTACCGCATGGCTGCCCTGGTGTACTACGGATTCCGAATGCGGCCGGACGACGTTGTCTATGACTgcctgcccctctaccactcagCAG GAAACATTGTGGGAATCGGGCAGTGCCTGCTCCATGGCATGACGGTGGTGATCCGGAAGAAGTTCTCAGCCTCCCGGTTCTGGGACGATTGTATTAAGTACAACTGCACA ATTGTGCAGTACATCGGCGAGTTGTGCCGGTACCTCCTGAACCAGCCGCCCCGGGAGGCGGAGCACCAGCACCAGGTGCGCATGGCACTCGGCAATGGCCTCCGCCAGTCCATCTGGACCGACTTTTCTAGCCGCTTCCACATCCCCCAGGTGGCCGAGTTCTACGGGGCCACCGAGTGTAACTGCAGTGTGGGCAACTTCGACAGCCAG GTGGGGGCATGTGGCTTCAACAGCCGCATCCTGTCCTTTGTGTACCCCATCCGGCTGGTGCGAGTCAACGAGGACACCATGGAACTGATCCGGGGGCCCAATGGCCTCTGCCTTCCCTGCCAGCCAG GTGAGCCAGGCCAGCTAGTGGGCCGCATCATCCAGCAGGATCCCCTGCGGCGCTTTGACGGCTACCTCAACCAGGGTGCCAACAATAAGAAGATTGCCAAGGACGTCTTCCAAAAGGGAGACCAGGCCTACCTCACCG GTGACGTGCTGGTGATGGACGAGCTGGGCTATCTGTACTTCCGAGACCGCACGGGAGACACGTTCCGCTGGAAAGGCGAGAATGTGTCCACCACCGAGGTGGAGGGCACACTCAGCCGCCTGCTGGACATGGCCGACGTGGCAGTGTATGGTGTCGGGGTGCCAG GAACCGAGGGCCGGGCTGGAATGGCTGCGGTGGCCAACCCTGCTGGCAGCTGTGACCTGGAGCATTTTGCACAGCTGCTGGAGAAGGAGCTGCCCCTGTATGCCCGCCCCATCTTCCTGCGCTTCCTGCCTGAGCTGCACAAAACAG